The Bacillota bacterium DNA window CTCGAACTCGGCGAACTCGGCCGGCGGCACCATTCGGGTCACCGGCAACTGGTGGGGCGACGGCCTCAGGTACTGGCCCAGGGTGAGGAGGCGACAGCCGGCCTGAAGGAGGTCGACCATGACCTGCTCCACTTCCTCCGCCGTCTCGCCCAGGCCGAGCATCAGCCCGGACTTGACGGCCGGCGCGACCGAGGCGGCCGTGGCCAGCACCTCCAGGGACCGGCGGTAGACGGCCTGCGGTCTGACCTTGGAATACAGGCGCGGCACCGTCTCGACGTTGTGGTTGAAGACTTCCGGGGCCGCCGCCAGGACCTTGCCCAAAGCGGCGCGGTCGCCGAGGAAGTCGGGGACGAGGACCTCGACGGTCGTCCCGGGGGTGGCCTTGCGCACGGCGCTGATGCAGTCGGCAAAGATGCCGGCGCCGCCGTCGGGGAGGTCGTCGCGGGTGACCGAGGTGATGACCACGTGCTTCAGGCCCAGGCGCCTGGTGGCTTCAGCCACCCGGGCCGGCTCGTCGTGGTCGACCGGCAGGGCGGTGTCCCGCGGGGAGGCGTGCTTGACCCCGCAGAAGGCGCAGTGGCGGGTGCAGGTGTCGCCCATGATCAGGAAGGTCGCCGTCCGCTCGTTGTAGCACTCCCAGATGTTCGGGCAGGAGGCTTCCTCACAGACGGTGTGCAACCCGAGGTCGCGAAGGGTCCCGTCGACCATCGGGGCCGGCCCCTCGGCCGGGACCCGGACGACCAGCCAGTCGGGCCACTCCTGGGCGCTCACTTGTGGATGGCCTCCCCGCGGCAATCGAGGACGGCCTCCTTGACCGACTCAGTCAGGGTCGGGTGCGGGTGGATGACCTGAGCAAAGTCATCGATGGTGCTTCCGTGGTGGAGGGCCAGGGCGGCTTCGGCGATCAACTCCGAGGCGTGCGGCCCGATGATGTGGACCCCGAGGAGTTGACCGGAGCCGGACTCGGCGACGACCTTGACCAGACCTTCGGACTTGGCCATGGCCAGAGCCCGGCCGCTGTTGCTGAAGGGAAACCGACCGACGGCGACCTCGTAGCCCTCTTCCCGGGCGGCCGCTTCGGTCATTCCGACGGCCGAGACCTCCGGGTCGGTGTAGATGCAGCGGGGGATGATTCCTTGGCTGAAGCGGGACCGGCGGCCGAGGGCGTTCTCGACGGCGACGATCCCTTGCTCGAAAGCGACGTGGGCGAGGAGGATCCCGCCGGTGACGTCGCCGGCGGCGAAGATGCCGGGGACGCTCGTCCGCATGGTCGCATCGACGGGGATCTCGCCCCGGCGACCGGCCGCCAGGCCGGCGGCCTCGAGGTTCAGGCCGGCCGTGTTCGGACGCCGTCCGATGGCCGCCAGGACGCGGGCCACGTCGACGGTCTGCGGGCCGCTCGGCGTGGCCAGGCGGATCCGCAGGGCGGCGCCGCCGCCGGCCTCGACATCGGAGGCCGGGTCAAGCCGTTCGACCAGTTCCACCCGGGCGCCGGTGATGACCCTGACGCCCCGGGCTTCCATGTAGTACTGCAGGGCCTGGCCCATCTCGGCGTCTTCCGTCGGGATGAGACCGGGCAACATCTCGATGATCGTGACCTTGCTGCCGAGGGAGGCGTAGATGGTGGCGAACTCACAGCCGACCGCCCCGCCGCCGATCACCGCCAGGGTGGGCGGGACGTCGGTCGGGACGAGAGCCTCATCGCTGCCGATGACCCCGGGCAGTTCCAGGCCGGGGATGGGTGGCTGCCAGGCCGATGAGCCGGTGCAGATGACGGCCTGCTCGAAGGAGACCCGCTCCTCGTGACCGCCGCCTCCCGCCGTGGTGGCCGCGCCGCCCGACTGGACGGCGACCTCACGGGGCCCGACGAAGCGTGCCCGCCCGGGGATTATCTCGATGCCACGGCTCGGGAGGAGCACGCCGAGGGCGTCGCGGAGGGTCCGGGTGACTTCTTCCTTGCGCCGGACCATCACGCCGAGGTCGACCGAGGCGCCGGTCACCGTGATCCCATGCTGGGTGGCGGTGGCCCCGGCGATCGCCCGGTACAGCCCGGAGCTTTCAATCAGGCTCTTGGTCGGGACGCAGCCGCGGTTCAGGCAGGTCCCGCCGAGCTCGGCCACCTCGACCAGGAGCGGTTTGGCTCCCAGTTGGGCGGCGCGCAGGGCGGCCACATAACCGGCCGGCCCGCCGCCGACGATCAGAAGCTTGGTCTGTCTCATAACCCATTCCCCAGACCGAGCAGAGTGTACGGGGCTTCGAGGTAGCCGACGACGGTATTGAGGAAGCGGGCGGCCGTGGCCCCGTCGATGACCCGGTGGTCGTGGGTCAGGCTGAGGACCATTTCCTTGCCTGGGACGACCTGGCCGTTCTCGACGACCGGCCGGTCGGCGATCCGCCCGACGCCCAGGATGACGCTTTCGGGCTGGTTGATGATGGGGGTGAAGACGTCGATCCCGAACATGCCGAGGTTGGTCACCGTCAGGGTGTTGCCGACGACGTCGTCGGGCTCGAGGGCGCCGCGGCGGGCCATCTCGGCGAGGCCCTTGATCCGGGCCGACAGCTGGCTCAGGCCGAGGGTATCGGCCCGGTGGACGACCGGGACGATGAGGCCGTCACCGAGGTCGACGGCGATGCCGAGGTTGATCTCGGCGTGGGTGGTCACGTTCTGGCCGTCGAAGCTGACGTTGATCTCGGGGTGGCGGCGGAGCGACAGGGCCACGGCCCTGACGATGAGGTCGGTGTAGGTGAGCTTGACGCCGCCCTCGCGCGCCAGGCGGGGAACCAGGGACTCGCGGAGCCGGACCAGCTCGCCCACGTTGACGCTGCGGCTGATGGTGGTCTGGGCGGCGACGGTCATGCTCTCCATCATCCGGCGGGCGATGACCATCCGCATGTCGCTGGCCGGGACGGTTTGATCGGCGGAGGGCAGGTTGGTGGTGGCGGCGGCGCGCTCGACGTCCTCGGTGAGGATCCGGCCGTCGGGGCCGGTCCCCTGGATCAGGGACAGGTCGAGGCCCTTCTCTTCAGCCAGCTTCCTGGCGGCCGGCGAGGCCTTCACCGGGCCGGCGTTGGGCGTGGCGGCGGCGACGGCGGGAGCCGTGTTCATGGCTGACGGCCCGGTCTTCTTGGCGGCCAGGGCCTTCTCGACGTCCTCGCGGAGGATCCGTCCGGCCGGGCCGCTGCCGACGACGGTGGATAGGTCCAGACCGGCTTCCTCAGCCAGTTTGCGGGCGATGGGGGAGACCTTCAGGGAGTCGCCGGCCGGGGCCGGATAGACCGGCTGAGCCGCGGGCCCGGCGGGTGCCGCGGCAGTCTTGGCAGCGGCGATGGGAGCGGAGGCGCCGGCGACGATGTTCGAAACGGCCGGGGCGGTGGAGGCCGCCTTGAGGGCCTCGCTGATGTCCTCACCGGCCGAGCCGATGATGGCCAGCGGGGTTAGGACGGGCACGGTGGCCCCTTGAGCGACGAGGATCTTGCGAACGACGCCGTCAGCCGGGGCCTCGACGACGTTGGCGATCTTCTCGGTGGTCACCTGGACGATGGTCTGGCCCTTGGTGACCGAGTCGCCTTCAGCGACGAGCCACTTGACTACCTTGCCTTGGATCATGGTCAAGCCCAGTTTGGGCATTGCCACCTGAGTTGCCAATCAATCCACGTCCCTTCGGTTACTTTGGGGCAGAGAGCGCCATGGACGGCGCCGCACGTTCTCCGCCGTGCCGGCCCGCTCGGCCAGGTCGGCCGAGACCTGCTGGGCCCGGGCCAGGAAGGCCCGTTCATCGACGGTGACGGCCTGGCCGTCGTCGATGAGGACGCGGCCGTCCACGACGACCGTGGCGACGTTGTCCACGCCGCCTGAGTAGACGAGGGTTGAGACTGGGTGGTGCATGGGCACCGAACGCGGCGCCCGGGTGGGGTCGAAGATGAAGAGGTCGGCCCGTTTGCCGGGTTCCAACGAACCGATGCGGTCGGCCATCCCGAGCGACCGTGCCCCGTCAATGGTCGCCATCTCGAGGACCTTCTCGGCGGTGATGACCACCGGGTCCATGGTGACCACCTTGTGCATGAGGACGGTCATCTTGAGGGCCTCGATCATGTCCTGGGTGTTGTTGCTGGCCGCCCCGTCGGTGCCGAGGGAGCAGGTCAGACCCTCGCGGATCATGGCCGGCACCGGAGCGACTCCAGAGGCCAAGTACATGTTGCTGACCGGGTTGTGAGAGATCTTGACAGCGTAGCGGGCGGCCCGCGTGATCTCCTCCGGTGTGACGTGGACCATGTGGACCAGGAGGACATCCGGACCAAGTATGCGGGCTTTCTCCAGGGCCGCGAAGTCGCTGGTCACCCCGTGCTCCACGGCCGCGGCCTCGCGGTCCCAGGGGGTCTCCGAGGTATGGATGGTCAGACCGGTCTTGGTTTCAGTGGCCAGGGCCCGGGCGCCGCGGAGGGCTTCGGGGGTGTTACCCCAGACTGAGCCCGGGGCCAACCAGACGCGGAGCCGGTCGTTGTCGGCCCCGTGATAGGCGTCATATAGCCGGCAGAAATCGGCGAAGGCCCGCTCAGCCGTGGTGCGCATCGCGGGCGGGATGCCGAACTTCTCACCGGCCACGGTCATCCCGCGGGCCAGGATGGCCCGGATGCCGACCTCGCGGAACCCGCGGATGGTCTCATCGCCGAGCCCCGGCACGGGGTGGCAGTAGTTGTAGTCGAGGATCGTGGTCGTCCCGCTGTGCAGGGCATCCAGGCAGCCGAGGACGGCCGAGGTGTAGATCTCGGTCTCCCGGAAGCGGACGGCGCTCGGCAGGGTGGCCGTGACCAGCCACTCCGAGAGGGGCCGGTCGTCGCCCAGCCCTTTCAGCAAGGACTGAAAGAGGTGGGTGTGGGTGTTGACGAAACCGGGGAAGACGGCCGAGCCGGTGGCGTCGATGACCCGCCGGGCCTCGGCCCCGTCGAAGTCGGAAACCTTGCCGACGGCGGCGATCGAGTCACCGGTGATGGCCACAGCCCCGGGGAAGATGATCTCTCGTTTGGCGTTGAGGGTCACGACATGTGCGTTCTTGATTAGCAGGTCGTACATGAGACCACCTCCTCCCAAATCGCTTGTCAACGGCTCACTCGGCCGGCGGGCTGGGGGCCGGCTTGCCCCGGCAGGCCCCTGGCGAATCAGGCTTGGCGGCGCGAGCGAGGAAAGAATCGCGCTGGTTCATTTCAGGCACGATTCCCGAAGACATCGAGGTCCGTCCCGGTCATCCCGGAGGACGCGTCGGAGGCCAGGAACAAAGCGACATCGGCGATCTGCTCAGGCTTGAGGAGATCGTCGGGATTGACGCTCATCCGGCCGCGGACGGCCGGCGTGTCGGTGAGGCCGAGGTTGATCGCGTTCACTCGGACATTGTAGGGCTTCATCTCATCGGCCATGATCCGGGTGATCCCGAGCATCCCGGCCTTGGTGGCGGCGTAGGTGCCAAAGCCGGGGAAGGGAACCTTGGCCGCGGCCGAGGAGATGTTGACGATCCGGCCCTGGCGGCGGGCCATCATCTCCCGACCGCAGTACTTCATGAACAGGAAGGCCCCGGTCAGGTTGGTGGCGATGACTCGCTCCCAGTCCTTGAGCTCGGTGTCGACGACGGCGGCCGGGACGATCACCCCGGCGTTGTTGACCATCACGTCGAGCCGGCCGAACTCGGCCAGGGTCCGAGAGACGATGGCCTTGACCGCCGCCTCGTCGGCGACGTCGGCGGCGATGGCCAGCGCCCGGGCGCCCTTCTGACGGCACTCCTCGGCGACCTTATCGATGGCCGCTTGAGTCCTGGCCACGAGGACCACGGACGCGCCGGCTCCGGCGAACTTGATGGCGATGCTGCGGCCAACCCCTTGGCCCGCGCCGGTGACGATGGCTACCTGTCCGGTAAGTTTCACTCTCTTGTCTACCTCCCCGGTTGAACCGACGATGCAACGGCCGGGACACGGCTGGCGCAATCGCCGAATGATGCGACAATGGAATCGAGGGGACTGCCTCGTCTCAGAGTTGTGACCCATCAAGGTTGTGGCCCATCAAGCCCATTGGCTTCACGGGTGAAGGCACAACTCATTAACGCCTGTCGTCCAAGTGTTAGACGTCTGACGTATGACAGCATAACACATATTTCGC harbors:
- a CDS encoding SDR family NAD(P)-dependent oxidoreductase, which translates into the protein MKLTGQVAIVTGAGQGVGRSIAIKFAGAGASVVLVARTQAAIDKVAEECRQKGARALAIAADVADEAAVKAIVSRTLAEFGRLDVMVNNAGVIVPAAVVDTELKDWERVIATNLTGAFLFMKYCGREMMARRQGRIVNISSAAAKVPFPGFGTYAATKAGMLGITRIMADEMKPYNVRVNAINLGLTDTPAVRGRMSVNPDDLLKPEQIADVALFLASDASSGMTGTDLDVFGNRA
- a CDS encoding amidohydrolase — encoded protein: MYDLLIKNAHVVTLNAKREIIFPGAVAITGDSIAAVGKVSDFDGAEARRVIDATGSAVFPGFVNTHTHLFQSLLKGLGDDRPLSEWLVTATLPSAVRFRETEIYTSAVLGCLDALHSGTTTILDYNYCHPVPGLGDETIRGFREVGIRAILARGMTVAGEKFGIPPAMRTTAERAFADFCRLYDAYHGADNDRLRVWLAPGSVWGNTPEALRGARALATETKTGLTIHTSETPWDREAAAVEHGVTSDFAALEKARILGPDVLLVHMVHVTPEEITRAARYAVKISHNPVSNMYLASGVAPVPAMIREGLTCSLGTDGAASNNTQDMIEALKMTVLMHKVVTMDPVVITAEKVLEMATIDGARSLGMADRIGSLEPGKRADLFIFDPTRAPRSVPMHHPVSTLVYSGGVDNVATVVVDGRVLIDDGQAVTVDERAFLARAQQVSADLAERAGTAENVRRRPWRSLPQSNRRDVD
- the lipA gene encoding lipoyl synthase; amino-acid sequence: MSAQEWPDWLVVRVPAEGPAPMVDGTLRDLGLHTVCEEASCPNIWECYNERTATFLIMGDTCTRHCAFCGVKHASPRDTALPVDHDEPARVAEATRRLGLKHVVITSVTRDDLPDGGAGIFADCISAVRKATPGTTVEVLVPDFLGDRAALGKVLAAAPEVFNHNVETVPRLYSKVRPQAVYRRSLEVLATAASVAPAVKSGLMLGLGETAEEVEQVMVDLLQAGCRLLTLGQYLRPSPHQLPVTRMVPPAEFAEFEKKAMALGFAEVSSGPLVRSSYRAAEMRRIAGASGRSPEVRGS
- the lpdA gene encoding dihydrolipoyl dehydrogenase; this encodes MRQTKLLIVGGGPAGYVAALRAAQLGAKPLLVEVAELGGTCLNRGCVPTKSLIESSGLYRAIAGATATQHGITVTGASVDLGVMVRRKEEVTRTLRDALGVLLPSRGIEIIPGRARFVGPREVAVQSGGAATTAGGGGHEERVSFEQAVICTGSSAWQPPIPGLELPGVIGSDEALVPTDVPPTLAVIGGGAVGCEFATIYASLGSKVTIIEMLPGLIPTEDAEMGQALQYYMEARGVRVITGARVELVERLDPASDVEAGGGAALRIRLATPSGPQTVDVARVLAAIGRRPNTAGLNLEAAGLAAGRRGEIPVDATMRTSVPGIFAAGDVTGGILLAHVAFEQGIVAVENALGRRSRFSQGIIPRCIYTDPEVSAVGMTEAAAREEGYEVAVGRFPFSNSGRALAMAKSEGLVKVVAESGSGQLLGVHIIGPHASELIAEAALALHHGSTIDDFAQVIHPHPTLTESVKEAVLDCRGEAIHK
- a CDS encoding 2-oxo acid dehydrogenase subunit E2 — translated: MPKLGLTMIQGKVVKWLVAEGDSVTKGQTIVQVTTEKIANVVEAPADGVVRKILVAQGATVPVLTPLAIIGSAGEDISEALKAASTAPAVSNIVAGASAPIAAAKTAAAPAGPAAQPVYPAPAGDSLKVSPIARKLAEEAGLDLSTVVGSGPAGRILREDVEKALAAKKTGPSAMNTAPAVAAATPNAGPVKASPAARKLAEEKGLDLSLIQGTGPDGRILTEDVERAAATTNLPSADQTVPASDMRMVIARRMMESMTVAAQTTISRSVNVGELVRLRESLVPRLAREGGVKLTYTDLIVRAVALSLRRHPEINVSFDGQNVTTHAEINLGIAVDLGDGLIVPVVHRADTLGLSQLSARIKGLAEMARRGALEPDDVVGNTLTVTNLGMFGIDVFTPIINQPESVILGVGRIADRPVVENGQVVPGKEMVLSLTHDHRVIDGATAARFLNTVVGYLEAPYTLLGLGNGL